GGCGAGGAAATGTGCTTCGTGGCCTCGGGCGCGGTGGCGGTGCATCTGCCGGACAACACGACGATCGAGCTGGGCAGCGGCGAGTTCTTCGGAGAACTGGCCCTGCTGGGCGAACAGGCCCTGGTGCCCGACGTGACCTCGCTGGGCTACAGCAAGCTGCTGATGATGTCGGCCCGGGATTTCCGCGCCCTGCTCGCGCACGACGCGGATCTGCGCGAGCGCATCGAAAAAGTGGCCAGGCAGCGCCTGCGTGCAATCGAGGTGTGGAAGCAGTTTTCCGCCACGCCGCCGCCGACCGCAACCTGAGCGCTGAGCCCTGGGCCGGGGTCCGAGCCCTGCCCAGGTCCAGGCCCTGGCCTGCCGGCCGCCTAGGTGGTTTCGCGCCGCACCAGGCGGAAGCCCAGATCCAGATGCCGCTGTGGGTTGGGCTTGCCTTCCAGCGCGTTCATCAGCAGGGTCGCCGCCGAACGGCCGATCTCATAGCGCGGCGTGGCGATCGTGGAAAGCGGTGGCGTGGTCCAGGCGGTGCCGGTCAGGTCGTGGAAGCCGATCAACCCCATGCGCCCCGGCACATCGATGCCCTGACGGCCGCATTGGAACACCGCCCCCTGCGCCAGGTCGTCGTTGCAGAAGAATATCCCGTCGCATTCCGGGTGTTCGCGCAGCATGGTTTCCAGCAGCTCGGCGCCCAGCGCCAATGAGGACTTGCTGGGCGTCATGATTTCCATCGCGGGATCGTAGAGGCCGGCATCGCGCAGCGCCTGCCGGCATCCTTCGCAGCGGCGCAGCGAGCGCGGATCGAGCTGCGCGCCGATGATTCCGATATGACGGTAGCCGCGCTCCACCAGGTGCCGTCCCGCCGCATATCCCGAATCGAACTGCGAAAACCCCACGCTGAGCCCGCGTTCGCCCTCCAGGGTCTCGATCGTGTGGACGGTGGGGATCTTCAGGGAGTCCAGCAGTTTCCACACCCCGGGCTTATGGTCGACCCCGGTCAGGATCAGGCCGTCGGGCGAATGCTGCAGATAGGTGCGCAGCAGCGTTTCTTCCGCTTCGGCCGAATAGCCGGTCAGGCCGATATGCATATGGTGGGCATGCGCGTCCAGGACTTCCTTGATGCCCACCAGGATGTCGACGAACACCACATTGCTCAGGGAAGGGATCAACACCACGACCGTGCGCGACCGCGCCGACGCCAGCGCGCTGGCGGCATGGTTGGGCACGTAGCCCAGCCGGTCGCAGGCCTCCTGGATCCGGGCGCGCAGCGCCGGCTGCACCTTGTCCGGCGTGCGCAGGGCGCGCGACACGGTGATCGCGCTGACGCCCGCGACGCGCGCGACGTCCGCCATGGTGACGCCGTGCTGGCGCGAGCTGCGGGACTTGCGGACCGTCATGGCTGGGCTGTCGCAAAAAGTCCGTAGTCTGACCCAAAGGCTGGCTCGGTACAAACCCGGACAGGGGTGGCAAAGGGTTGGCAGGCTGCTCATGATAGCGCTAACATTCACGTCCGCATCGATAGCAACGCCAAAAAATTCCAGGAGACAACGATGCAGACCGCCCCTCCGGCGGGGCGGGCGCGCAGCCCGCTCAACCGAGCCCTCGACCTCGTATTCCGCATCCAGCGCGCCCTCATGGTGGCGTGCCTGGTCGTCATGGTGGTGCTGCTGTTCGGCAACGTCGCCCTGCGCTACCTGTTCAATTCCGGCATCAACGTCTCCGACGAGTTGTCGCGCCTGGCCTTCGTCTGGCTGATCTTCATCGGCTCGGTGCTGGCGATGCGCGAACACACGCATATGGGCGTGACCATGCTGGTGGAACGCTTCGGCCGCGTCGCGCGCCGCGCCACCCACCTGTTCTGCCAGGTCCTGGTGCTGGCGGTGCTGTGCATGTTGATCAAGGGCAGCTGGGACCAGACCCTGATCGGCATGGCGACGCGGCTGCCCGTCACCGGCCTGCCGGCCGGCATTTTCAATGTGGCCTGCCTCTATGCGGCGGTCGCCATGGCCTTGCTGACGCTGGCCGACATCGTCCTGACGCTGGGCGGCGCCGAACCGGGGCTGGACGCCAGCGCCGTCGATCCGCTCAGCTGAGACATCCCGCCATGATACTTACCGTATTCCTGATCGTGCTGCTGGGCCTGCTCGCGCTGGGCATGCCTATCGCGTTCGCGCTGTTGATCAGTGCGGTGCCGATGATGTTCCAGCTGGATTTCGTCGATCCGCAGATCCTGGCGCAGAACATGCTCGGGGGCGCCAACAGCTTCACGCTGATGGCCGTGCCGCTGTTCATGCTGGCCGGCGAACTCATGAACGAAGGCGGCATATCGCGCCGTATCGTGAACCTGGCCACCATGTTCGTCGGGCATATCCGAGGCGGCCTGGGCTACGTCGCCATCTTCGCCAGCGTGCTGCTGGCGGCCTTGTCCGGATCGGCGGTGGCGGACGCCGCCGCGCTGGGTTCGCTGCTGATTCCCATGCTGCGGGAAAAGGGCTACGAAGCCGGCGATGCCGCGGGTCTGATTTCAGCGGGTGGCATCATCGCCCCGATCATCCCGCCGTCGATCTCCTTCATCATCTATGGCGTGGCGACCAATGTGTCGATCACCAAGCTGTTCTTCGCCGGCATCGCGCCCGGACTGTTGATGGCGCTGACGCTGGTGGCGGTGTGGTCCTGGACGGCGCGCCGCAGCGGCGCCAGGGTGCAGCCGACGCCGCGCCAGCCCTGGCGCGCACGCATGCGCGCGCTGCGCGAATCGATATGGGCGCTGTTCCTGCCCGTGATCATCATCGGCGGCCTGCGCGGCGGCATCTTCACACCCACCGAGGCGGCGGTGGTGGCGGCCGTCTACGCGTTGTTGATCAGCCTGTTCGTGTACCGCGAAATCCGCTTCAAGGATCTGGGTCCGCTGTTCGTGCGCGCCGCCAGCACCACCGCCATCGTCATGTTCCTGGTGGCCGCGGCAATGGTGTCCTCCTACATGATCACCCTGGCCGACATGCCGCAGGACCTGGTCGGGCTGCTGGAACCCCTGCTCGACCATCCCAAGTGGCTGATGTTCGCGATGCTCATAGTGCTGACGCTGGTCGGCACCGCGATGGACCTGACGCCCACCATCCTGATACTGGCCCCGGTGCTGATGCCCGTCATCACCAAGGCCGGCATCGATCCTGTCTATTTCGGCGTGATGTTCGTCATGGTCGGCTGCGTCGGCCTGTTGACCCCGCCGGTCGGCACTGTCCTGAACGTCGTGGCCGGCGTCGCCCGCATCCGCATGGAAACGATCATCCGTGGCGCATGGCGCTACGTGGTCGCCTATACCTTGCTGCTTCTGTTGATGGTGATCTTTCCGGAACTGATCACCGTGCCAGCGAAGTGGATTCATTAGAGGCCCGCCAATGCCGACGGGCCCGCAACCAGGAAGTGACAACCCTCGGGAGACAACCATGTTCACCACCATGAAAAAACTGGCCGTCGCGCTGGCCGCCGTCTCGCTGTGCGGCGCCGCGGGCGTCGCCCAGGCGCAGGAAGTGAAGACGCGCATCATCCGTTTCGGCTACGGCCTGAACGAGGAGAGCGTGCAGGGCCGCGCGGCGCGCTACCTGGCCGAGGAACTGGGCAAAATCAGCGGTGGCAAGCTGAAGATGCGCACCTACGGTTCGGCCAACCTGGGTTCGGACGAACAGATGCAGGCCGCGCTGGTGGGCGGCGCGCAGGAGATGATGGTCGGGTCGACCGCGCCGCTGGCCACCATGGTCAAGGAGTTCGGCGTCTACGACCTGCCCTTCCTGTTCAACGACGAAAAGGAGGCGGACGCGGTACTGGACGGCCCCTTCGGCGAAAAACTGCTGAAGATGCTGGACGCCAAGGGCCTGGTCGGCCTGGTGTACTGGGAAAACGGCTTCCGCAACGTGACGAACTCCAAGCATCCCATCGCCAAGGCGGAGGATATGCAGGGGATCAAGCTGCGCGTGATGCAGAACCAGATCGCGCTGGGCGTGTTCGGCGCGCTGGGCGCCAATGCGGTGCCCATGCCGTTCTCCGAGTTGTTCACCGCGCTGGAAACGAAAACCGTGGACGGGCAGGAAAACCCGGTCACCACCATCCAGAGCAGCAAGTTCTACGAGGTGCAGCCCTACCTAAGCATGACGCGGCACGTCTATACGCCGTGGGTGCTGATGGCATCCAAGAAGTGGTGGGACACGCTGTCGCCGGACGAGCAGAAGCTGATCCGCCAGGCTGCGGCGTCATCGCGCGACTTCGAACGCAAGGACAGCCGCGCCGATTCGAACAAGGCGATGACCGTGCTGAAGGACTCCGGCATGAAGATCAATACCGTTTCGCCGCAAGAACTGCAGCGGCTGCGTGAGAAAGCCCAGCCGGTGGTCGACAAGTACACCCAGGACCTGGGGCCCGATCTGGTCAAGCAGCTGCAGGACGAGATCAACAAGGTCCGCAAGGGCTGAAGCCTGGAGACAGGCCGGGTTCCATCCCCGGACCCGGCCGCCAGCATTACCGCCACGAGAAACATCATGTCCGACGCCCCCCGCCGCCTGCGCAGCCAGAAATGGTTCGACGATCCCACCCACGCCGACATGACGGCGATCTATGTGGAGC
This genomic interval from Bordetella genomosp. 8 contains the following:
- a CDS encoding LacI family DNA-binding transcriptional regulator; amino-acid sequence: MTVRKSRSSRQHGVTMADVARVAGVSAITVSRALRTPDKVQPALRARIQEACDRLGYVPNHAASALASARSRTVVVLIPSLSNVVFVDILVGIKEVLDAHAHHMHIGLTGYSAEAEETLLRTYLQHSPDGLILTGVDHKPGVWKLLDSLKIPTVHTIETLEGERGLSVGFSQFDSGYAAGRHLVERGYRHIGIIGAQLDPRSLRRCEGCRQALRDAGLYDPAMEIMTPSKSSLALGAELLETMLREHPECDGIFFCNDDLAQGAVFQCGRQGIDVPGRMGLIGFHDLTGTAWTTPPLSTIATPRYEIGRSAATLLMNALEGKPNPQRHLDLGFRLVRRETT
- a CDS encoding TRAP transporter small permease; this translates as MQTAPPAGRARSPLNRALDLVFRIQRALMVACLVVMVVLLFGNVALRYLFNSGINVSDELSRLAFVWLIFIGSVLAMREHTHMGVTMLVERFGRVARRATHLFCQVLVLAVLCMLIKGSWDQTLIGMATRLPVTGLPAGIFNVACLYAAVAMALLTLADIVLTLGGAEPGLDASAVDPLS
- a CDS encoding TRAP transporter large permease, whose amino-acid sequence is MILTVFLIVLLGLLALGMPIAFALLISAVPMMFQLDFVDPQILAQNMLGGANSFTLMAVPLFMLAGELMNEGGISRRIVNLATMFVGHIRGGLGYVAIFASVLLAALSGSAVADAAALGSLLIPMLREKGYEAGDAAGLISAGGIIAPIIPPSISFIIYGVATNVSITKLFFAGIAPGLLMALTLVAVWSWTARRSGARVQPTPRQPWRARMRALRESIWALFLPVIIIGGLRGGIFTPTEAAVVAAVYALLISLFVYREIRFKDLGPLFVRAASTTAIVMFLVAAAMVSSYMITLADMPQDLVGLLEPLLDHPKWLMFAMLIVLTLVGTAMDLTPTILILAPVLMPVITKAGIDPVYFGVMFVMVGCVGLLTPPVGTVLNVVAGVARIRMETIIRGAWRYVVAYTLLLLLMVIFPELITVPAKWIH
- a CDS encoding TRAP transporter substrate-binding protein, which produces MFTTMKKLAVALAAVSLCGAAGVAQAQEVKTRIIRFGYGLNEESVQGRAARYLAEELGKISGGKLKMRTYGSANLGSDEQMQAALVGGAQEMMVGSTAPLATMVKEFGVYDLPFLFNDEKEADAVLDGPFGEKLLKMLDAKGLVGLVYWENGFRNVTNSKHPIAKAEDMQGIKLRVMQNQIALGVFGALGANAVPMPFSELFTALETKTVDGQENPVTTIQSSKFYEVQPYLSMTRHVYTPWVLMASKKWWDTLSPDEQKLIRQAAASSRDFERKDSRADSNKAMTVLKDSGMKINTVSPQELQRLREKAQPVVDKYTQDLGPDLVKQLQDEINKVRKG